Below is a window of Saccharomonospora viridis DSM 43017 DNA.
TTCGCCGGAGGCGTTGGAGCGACGCCGCACGACCGACGGCTGGTTCCGCACCGGTGACGCCGGTTCCCACGACCAGCGAGGTGGCCTGCGCCATACGGGGCGGGTCGTCACGGACCCGGACCACTGAGGCCCCGGCCGGAGGGATGCGCCGACGCCGTCGCGTCCGTCGTCTACCGTGACCGCTGTGCGGACGACGGCCAAGGTGATCGTGGGGTTCGTCGCCCTGGGTGTTCTCGCCGTCATGGCCGTGCTGGTGCCGATACCCGGCCCCACACAGCTACGGACGTGGGCGGAGGGACTCGGCGGCGTCGGTGTCGTGGCGTTCTTCGCGGCCTATGCGGTGTTCACCGCCGCGCCGATCCCGCGCACGGTGTTCAACCTCGCCGCCGGCCTGTTGTTCGGGGAGTTCGTCGGTGTCTCGGTGGCGCTCGCATCGACGGTGCTGTCGGGACTGCTCGGGTTTCTGCTCGCGCGGTCACTGGGCAGGGACGCGGTGCTGCGCCAGCTGCATCGGAAACCGGTCCGACTCGTCAACGATCGCCTCGCCCACGGTGGCGCTCTCGCCGTCGCGTCACTGCGCCTCATCCCCGTGATCCCGTTCGCGCCGTTGAGTTACCTCTGCGGCGTCTCGTCCCTGCCACTGCGTCCCTATCTCGTCGGCACCGCGGTGGGCAGTTTTCCCGGCACGGTGGCGGTGGTCGTCCTCGGAGACGCACTCACCGGAACTACACCGCCCTCGTTAATCGTTTGCTACGTGACATTCGCGTTGCTGGGCGCACTGGGAGTGCTGCGGGCGACGCGGTCAACGGAACAGAAAACCGTTGCGGTCGTGGAGGATTCGCATTCGGAGCGAAGCGGCCCACCCGGCGGTTGACGTCGGTGACGGCAGTCGTACCGCTACACTCCATAGGTGTGCGGGTCACAGTTCTGCCGCACCCGCCGCCCATTCACGATCGCGGAACGTAACCGAGGAGTAGTGTCATCAACACCGGTCAATTGATCGCAGGTCACTATCGCCTCGTCGAGCACATCGGAAGCGGTGCCATGGGCATCGTGTGGCGTGCCATCGACGAACGCCTCGAACGTTCCGTCGCCGTCAAGCAGATCATCGCGCAACCCGGACTGTCCGAGGCCGAACGCGACACCATGCGACAACGCGCCATGCGTGAGGCGCGCAACGCGGCCCGTTTCCAGCACCCCAACGCGATCGTGGTGTTCGACATCGCCGAACACGAGGGCGATCCGTGCCTGGTGATGGAATACCTCCCGTC
It encodes the following:
- a CDS encoding TVP38/TMEM64 family protein; protein product: MTAVRTTAKVIVGFVALGVLAVMAVLVPIPGPTQLRTWAEGLGGVGVVAFFAAYAVFTAAPIPRTVFNLAAGLLFGEFVGVSVALASTVLSGLLGFLLARSLGRDAVLRQLHRKPVRLVNDRLAHGGALAVASLRLIPVIPFAPLSYLCGVSSLPLRPYLVGTAVGSFPGTVAVVVLGDALTGTTPPSLIVCYVTFALLGALGVLRATRSTEQKTVAVVEDSHSERSGPPGG